TCGACGCCGATGTTGAAGAGGTTCATCCGGAAGCCGACGGCCACGGCCAGGGCCGCCAGGTAGTAGATCCCGGTCTGGTTGACGATCAGGACCTGGATGTCCGAGTACCCGGCGTTCTCGATCATCAGCCGGATCGGCTCGATCGGGTCGAGACCCGTGGCGAGCAGCACCAGCACGGTGAGGACGAACGAGGTGACCAGGGCGAGCACGGGGCCGGCGGCCCCGATGATCAGCTTGTCCTTGTCGATTTTCATCATCGGGCGTCACCGTCTTCGGGGTGCTCTTCGGCGCCTTCGAGGTGGCCGGTGGCCGCGCCGGTCATGGCGGAGCCCAGCTCCTCGGGCGTGATGGTGGCGGGGTCCGCGTCGGCGACCAGCTTGCCTCGGTACATGACGCGGAGCGTGTCGGACAGGCCGATCAGCTCGTCGAGGTCGGCGGAGATCAGCAGCACCGCGAGGCCCTCGCGGCGGGCGTCGCGGATCGCGTCCCAGATCTGCGCCTGGGCGCCGACGTCCACACCACGGGTGGGGTGGGCGGCGATCAGGAACTTGGGGCTGTGGCTCATCTCGCGGCCGACGATCAGCTTCTGCTGGTTGCCGCCGGAGAGCGAGGCCGCGGTGACGTCGATGCCCGGGGTGCGGACGTCGTACTCGCGCACGATCCGCTCGGTGTCCTTGCGGGCGGCCTTCGGGTCGAGGATGCCGCGCTTGGAGTTGGGCGCCTCGGTGACGTGGCCGAGGATGCGGTTCTCCCAGAGCGGGGCCTCCAGGAGCAGGCCGTGGCGGTGCCGGTCCTCGGGGATGTAGCCGATGCCGCCCTCGCGGCGCTTGCGCACCGAGACCTTGGAGATGTCCGTGCCGTCGAGGGTGATGACGCCCGCGTCGGGGCTGTTCATGCCCATCAGGGCCTCGATGAGCTCGGTCTGTCCGTTGCCCTCGACGCCGGCGATGCCCAGGATCTCGCCCTTGTGGATGGTGAGCGAGACGTCGTCGAGCAGCTTGCGGCCGGCGACGGCCTCGTCGTGCACGTCGACGGTGGTGGACGGGTCGGCCGGCGCGGCGGTGGTCAGCGGGGCGCCGACGGCGGCCCCGGCCTCGACCAGGGTCAGCCCCTGCACCCGCAGCATCGGCACGTCCGTCACCGTCGACTCGCGGGTCTCCGGCGAGGGCAGCTCGGTGCCGACCATCAGCTCGGCGAGCTGCTTGGTCGTGGCGGTCTTCGGGTCGGCGGTGCCGACCGTGGTGCCGCGGCGGATGACGGTGATGTCGTCCGCGACCTTCAGGACCTCGCCCAGCTTGTGCGAGATGAAGATGACGGTCAGACCCTCGGACTTGAGCTCGCGCAGGTTGTCGAAGAGCGCGTCGACCTCCTGCGGGACGAGCACGGCGGTCGGCTCGTCGAGGATGAGGATCTTGGCACCGCGGTAGAGGACCTTGAGGATCTCCACGCGCTGCCGGTCGGCGACGCCGAGGTCCTCGACCAGCACGTCGGGGCGCACCCCGAGGCCGTACGCGTCGGAGATCTCCTGGATCTTCCGGCGGGCCTTGCCGCCGATGCCGTAGAGCTTCTCGCCGCCGAGGACGACGTTCTCCAGGACCGTCAGGTTGTCGGCGAGCATGAAGTGCTGGTGCACCATGCCGATGCCGCGCGCGATGGCGTCGCCGGGGCTCGAGAACGAGACCTGCTCGCCGTCGATGGCGATCGTGCCCTCGTCCGGCTTCTGCATGCCGTAGAGGATCTTCATCAGGGTGGACTTGCCGGCACCGTTCTCGCCGATGAGGGCATGCACGGTGCCCTTGCGGACGGTGATGGCGATGTCCTTGTTGGCGACGACGCCGGGGAACCGCTTGGTGATGCCGTGGAGTTCTACGGCAGGGGGGCTGGACGCGTTGATGGCGCACTCTCCTTGGCCGGAAGGAGCGGGGGCGGAGGGGCAGGGCGGGGCGAAGTTATCGTGCCGGTGGGCTATCTACACGCGTAGCGCTGCCGAAAATTGAAAACCCGTACGGGAATGGGCCCGGGGCCCGGTACCAGTGGGGGTGCCACTGGGACCGGGCCCGCGGGCTCAGGTCGTGACCCGAGTGCCGTTACGGCGTGGTCTTGACCGTGATCTTGCCGTCGACGATGTCCTTCTCCGCCTTCTCGACGGCGGCGATGAGGTCGGTCATCTTCTTGTACTCGGGGTTGGAGTCGGCCAGGCCGACGCCGTCCGTGGCGAGGCCGTAGCGGATCTCACCGGTCTGCGGCTTGCCGTCCTTGACCGACTTGATCAGGTTGAAGACGGAGTCCGAGACGTCCTTGGTGACCGAGGTGAGGATGTTGGCCTTGTACGCGGCCAGACCCTTCTGGTTGTACTGGTCGGAGTCGACGCCGATGGCCCACTTGCCGGCCTTCGAGGTGGCCTCGATCGCGCCGGAGCCGGCGAGACCGGCGGCCGCGTAGATCACGTCGGCGCCCTTGTCGAGCTGGCCCTGGGCCGCGGCCTTGCCGAGGTCGGGCTTGGAGAAGCCGTCGAAGTTCGGCGGCTGGGTCAGGTACTGGGTGAGCACCTCGGCCTTGGGGTTGGTGGCCTTGACGCCCTGGACGAAGCCCGCCTCGAACTTCTTGATCAGCGGAACCTCGACACCGCCGATGAAGCCGACCTTGCCGGTCTTGGACGCCTTGGCGGCGGCGACGCCGGCCAGGTAGGAGCCCTGCTCCTCGTTGAAGACGAGGTTGGCGATGTTCGGGCCGGTCTTCGACGTGTCGTCGATGAGGCCGAAGGTGGTCTTCGGGTAGGCCTTGGCGACCTTCTCGATGGCCGGGGCGTAGGCGAAGCCGACGCCGATGACCGGGTTGTTCCCGGCGCGGGCCAGAGCGGTCAGGCGCTGCACCTTGTCGGCGTCGCCCTCACCCTCGGAGGGCTCGGCCTCGGCACCCTTGACGCCGAGCTCGTCCTCGGCCTTCTTCAGGCCCTCGTAGGCGGCGTCGTTGAAGGACTGGTCGCCGCGGCCGCCGATGTCGTACGCGATGGCGGCCTTGGTGGCGCCGGTGGAGGAGCTGGGGCTCGAACCGGCGTCCGTCGACGACTTGCCACAGGCGGTGGCGGACAGGGCGAGGGCCGCGGAGGCGATGCCTACCGTGGTGATCCTGGTGATCCGGCGCAAGAGGAGGGTCCCTTCGAGACTGACCGAAAGCGCCTCTTCCGGCGCTGGTTTCGCGGCGATCGTAACGCGCGTAGATGTCAGTTAAAGACCCGTTCATGAGTCGTTATCGGATCGACGCGAACCGGCCAACTGGCAACCCCCGGCGTCCGGCCCGATACGGCCCGTCATACACGCTGGTACGGAGGTACGGGCCGGGCCCCGATCCGACACGCCGGGGGCTGGGCCGGACGGAGGAACGAGAACCGGCCCGCCATTAAGTCGTACTTAAAGTCCGGTATTCGGCGTTTCTGTGAACGCCGGGTGTCAGCTCCCCGCGGCGGCGTCGAGGAGGGCCGCCGCGGTGAAGAGCTCCACCCCGACGGTGATGGCCTGCTCGTCCACGTCGAAGTCGCCGGCGTGCAGGTCGCGCACCCGGGTGTCGCCGGGGGTCCGGACGCCGAGCCGGGCCATGGCGCCGGGGACGTGCTCCAGGTACCAGGAGAAGTCCTCGCCGCCGAGCGACTGCTCGGTGTCCTCGATCGCGTACGGGCCGCGCCGGGCCGCCATCGCGTCGCGGAGCAGCTCGGTGACGACCGGGTCGTTGACGACCGGGGGGACGCCGCGGACGTAGTCGACGGTCGACTTGGCCCGGTGCAGGGCGGCGATCTCGTCGATCGCCGCGTGCACCAGGTCCGGGGCCTCCCGCCAGGTCGGCAGGTCCAGGCAGCGGACGGTGCCGGAGAGCTCGGCGTGCTGCGGGATGACGTTGCAGGCATGCCCGGCCTCGATCCGGCCCCAGGTGACCGAGAGGCCCGAGCGGGCGTCCACCCGGCGGGCGAGCACCGCGGAGACGTCCACGGCGACCCGGGCGGCCGCGGTGACCAGGTCGGTGGTCAGGTGCGGGCGGGCGGTGTGGCCGCCGGGGCCGTCGAGGGTGACCTCCAGGCGGTCGCAGGCGGAGGTGATGGGCCCGGGGCGCAGCCCGATCCGGCCGGCGTCGACCCGCGGGTCGCAGTGCACCGCGATGATGCGGCCGACGCCGTCCAGCACGCCGCACTCGATGGCGTCGGCGGCGCCGCCGGGCAGCACCTCCTCGGCGGGCTGGAAGATCAGCCGGACGGCGGCCGGGAGGCGGCCCTGCCGGTCCAGCTCGGCGAGCACGAGCCCGGCGCCCAGAACGGCGGTGGTGTGCACGTCGTGGCCGCAGGCGTGGGCGCGGTCGGGGAGGGTGGAGCGGTACGCCACGGACTTGGTGTCCGGAATGGGGAGCGCGTCGATGTCGGCGCGGATCGCCAGCATGGGCCGCCGCCGGTCCCAGGTGCCGATGTCGCACATCAGACCGGTGCCGGTGGCGAGCACCTTCGGCGCCAGGCCCGCCGCCTCCAGCCGCTCCTTGAGCGCGGCGGTGGTGCGGAACTCCTGGTTGCCGAGCTCGGGGTGCATGTGCAAGTCCCTGCGGAACGCGATCAGTTCGCCGCGCAGGGTGTCGGACAGCGTTCCGGGCAGCGTTGCGGGCGCCGCGTCGGAGCCGGGCTCACGGGACTTCAACTGGTTCACCTTTTGAAGGGTAGGCCCCAAGAGAGGTCAACTGCCCGTTGATCACGAAAAGTTCAGCCCGTTAGGGGAAAGAAATCCGGTTCCGCAGGCATGACGGTCACCCTCTGTGGGTACGCTTACCCGAATTCGAGCCTTTCGGTGAGGGTCGCGGTGCCGGCGACGCCCGCCAGGAAGCCCTGCGCGCGCGGTGAGGCGTTCTCCCGCAGCCACTCGGGGGCGATCTCGCAGACGGCCACCTTCACCCCCGTGCCGGCGAGGGCCAGCGGCAGGGTGTGCACGACGGTCGACGGGAAGCTGACGACCGTGCGCCCGATGGGGCCGCGGCGGGCGATCAGCTCCAGCGGCAGATCGGGGCGGACCACCTCCAGGCCGGTCTCCACCGCGATCCGGTGCAGCTTCTCGGCGCTCTCGCGGCGGTGCGCGAAGTAGCGGGTGGCGCCGTGGGTGCGGGCCAGCACCGTCACGGCCCGCAGGTACTCGTCGGGGTCGACGACGCCGGTCTCCACCAGCGAGGTGCCGACCAGGTCGGCGCCGCGGGTCAGCCGGGGCGGGCCGAAGCGGGACCGGGTCCAGGAGAAGTCGTTGACGAGCACCGTGGTGCCCGGCGGCGGCTCGACCGGCAGCGAGGTGAAGATCTCCACCGCGCGGTGCCGGCCCGGGGCCAGCTTGCGGCGGGCCATCGAGGTCACCGGGGCGAGCACCAGTTCGCGCGGGCCCCGGCTGCCCCGCCGGTGCCAGCGCACCAGGCGTTCGCCGCGCGCCAGTTGGGCGGCGAACTCCATGGTGGCGGTGCCGTCGTCGACGACGGTGACCCGGCGGGGGCCGAACAGGGTGAGCAGCAGCTGGACGTAGCGCGAGAAGGGGTCGCCCACGATCACCCGCTCCGCCGTGCGCAGCGGCCGGGCGAGCTCCCGGAGCGTGCGCACCACGGCCCCCCGCCCCTGGCGGGCGTCCTGCCACTTCACCGTGATGCCCTCGTCCCTGGCCAGCTGGGCCATGCGGCGCAGCTGGCCGCGGGACATCGGGTCGGTGGGCGAGAGGACGACCACCGTGAGGTCGGCCGGGGCGGTGCCCTCTCCGGGGGCGGTACGGGCGGGGAGGCCGGAGTCGGGACGACCCGGTCCGTCCGCCAGGGCGGGCGTGCCGCCCCGCCCGGAGGGGCCGTCGGGCCGTCCGCCGGCCGCCGCCACGGGTGCGCGGCGGGTCGGCTGGGGCGGGACCGCCCGGAGGCGGGGCGGGTCCCGGTGGGCGGCCGTGTGGGCCCATTCCAGGACGTTCAGAAGCTGGACCGGGCTCTCGACGAACGCCAGCTGCCCGGTCATGCGGCGACGAGCCCCTGGACCCGGCGGAGCTTCTTCATCGGGCCGAGCTCCGACTCGTAGACCTTCTTGACGCCGTCGCCGAGGGCGGCCTCGATGGTGCGGATGTCGCGGACCAGGCGCTGCAGGCCCTGCGGCTCGACGGAGGCGGCCTGGTCGGAGCCCCACATGGCGCGGTCGAGGGTGATGTGGCGCTCGACGAAGGTGGCGCCCAGGGCGACCGCGGCCAGCGTGGTCTGGAGGCCGGTCTCGTGGCCGGAGTAGCCGATCGGGACGTTCGGGTACTCCTCCTGGAGCGTCTGGATCACGCGCAGGTTGAGCTCCTCGGCCTTGGCCGGGTAGGTCGAGGTGGCGTGGCAGAGCAGGATGTTGTCGCTGCCCAGGACCTCGACGGCGTGCCGGATCTGCTTCGGGGTGGACATGCCGGTGGAGAGGATCACGGTGCGACCGGTGGCGCGCAGTTCGCGCAGCAGCTCGTCGTCGGTGAGGGAGGCGGAGGCCACCTTGTGGGCGGGGACGTCGAACTTCTCCAGGAAGGCGACGGCCTCGGTGTCCCACGGGGAGGCGAACCAGTCGATGCCGCGCTTCGCGCAGTGCTCGTCGATGGCGCGGTACTCGTCCTCGCCGAACTCCACGCGGTGGCGGTAGTCGATGTAGGTCATCCGGCCCCAGGGGGTGTCCCGCTCGATGTCCCACTGGTCGCGCGGGGTGCAGATCTCGGGGGTGCGCTTCTGGAACTTGACGGCGTCGCAGCCGGCCTCGGCGGCCGCGTCGATGAGGGCGAAGGCGTTGTTCAGGTCGCCGTTGTGGTTGATGCCGATCTCGCCCGTGATGTAGACGGACCGGCCCGGGCCTGCGGTCTTGCTGCCGAGGGTGCGGAGGCGGGTGCTCATGAGGGTTTCCTTCGGGAGATCGGGAGATCGGTGGATCCGGGGGGATCGGAGGATCAGCGAGCGGGGGTGACAGGGGTGTCGGGGAGGCTGAGCTCGGGTCCGAGGAGCCAGGCGGCGATCTCGCGGATCGCTCCGAAGCCGCCCGGGGTCTCGGTGACCGCGCGGGCGGCGGCCCGTACGGAGTCGTGGGCGCTGCCCACCGCGACGGGCCAGCCGACGAGGTGGAAGCAGGGCAGGTCGTTGACGTCGTTGCCGGCGTAGAGCACCCGCTGCGGGTCGACGCCCTGCTCGTCGCACCACTGCTTGAGGGCGAGGTCCTTGCGGTCCACGCCGTGCAGCACGGGGATGCGCAGCTTGCGGGCGCGGGCGGCGACGACGGGGTTCTGCTCGCTGGAGAGGATCAGCAGCGGGACGCCGGCCCGGCGCAGGGCGGCGATGCCGAGGCCGTCGCCGCGGTGGACGGAGACGAACTCGCGCCCGTCGGCGTCGATGTGGACGCGGTCGTCGGTCTGGGTGCCGTCGAAGTCGAGGACCACCGCGTCCACGTCGTCGAGGGAGGGGGCGGCCGCCGTGTCGAGCAGCGGGGCGAGGGCGCGGGCCCGGGCGAGGTCGTGCGGGTCGTCGATCTCCAGGACCCGGGCGGGGTCGGTGACGACGAGGGCGGTGCGGCCGAAGAAGCGGTGCCGGTGGGTGCGGAAGCCCTCGGCGGCCATGGCGTAGACGGCGCCGGTCTCCAGGTACTCGGGCTCGCGGTCCTGACGGCGCGGGCGGTGCGCCTTGTCGTGGTTGACGCCGGTGGCGCCGGTCGCGCCCTCGGGGGCGTCCCGCCACAGGAAGCCGTGCGAGGGGGCGGCGGTGAAGGCGGTGTCGGCCGCGCCCGAGGTGATCCTGGCGGCCGTGCCGTCGACCTCGTCCGGGGTGAGGAAGGGGCTGGTGCACTGGACCAGCAGGACCACGTCGGGGCGGCGGCCCGTGGTGGCCTCGAAGGCGTCCATGGCGTGCAGGACGGCCGACTCGCTGGTGGCGGCGTCGCCGGAGAGGGCGGCGGGGCGCCGCACCGCCTCCGCGCCGAAGGAGCGGGCGGCCGCGGCGATGTCCGGGTCGTCGGTGGAGACGACGACGTCGGTGACGATGGGCGCGGCGAGACAGGCCCGCACGGCGCGGGCCACCAGCGGCAGGCCGGCGACGGTGGCCAGGTTCTTGCCGGGGACGCCCTTGGAGCCGCCCCGGGCGGGGATCACGGCGAGGACGGTCGGCGTCGGCGGTGTCATCAGATCTCTCCCAGCCGGCGGATGACGGGGGCCACCCGCTGCACGCCGTGGCGGTAGGCGCCGCGCGCCGCCTCGCGGACGATCCGGCGCACCCCGCTCTCGCGGGGCTCGGGCGCGGTGAGGTCGAGGCGGTGGCGGGCGAGGACGGTCGGCAGGTAGCCGCCGGCGGTCCCCTGCGTGTAGTACGGGGCGATCGGCGGCGGCGGGGGCCCGTCCAGCAGCTCGGCGACCCGCTCGCGGGCGGCGTCGAAGGCCTTCTCGTACGGCAGGTCGGCGGCGACGCCCTGGCGGGCCAGCCACTCCTCGTCGGGGCGCGGCACGGACCGCGCGTCGAGGCGGTCGAAGGAGGTGAGCAGGCCGGAGCCGATGAAGTGGTGGTTGCCGAGCGCCTCGCGCACGCCGAGGTCGGTGAGGACCGCGGTGGGGATCCGCCGGTGCAGGGCTTCCAGGGCGGCCGTCGAGGAGACGGTGACCAGCAGGTCGGTGCGGTCCAGGACCTCGCCCATGTGCCCGTACACGAGGCGGAAG
The DNA window shown above is from Streptomyces showdoensis and carries:
- a CDS encoding ABC transporter ATP-binding protein, with the protein product MAHRHDNFAPPCPSAPAPSGQGECAINASSPPAVELHGITKRFPGVVANKDIAITVRKGTVHALIGENGAGKSTLMKILYGMQKPDEGTIAIDGEQVSFSSPGDAIARGIGMVHQHFMLADNLTVLENVVLGGEKLYGIGGKARRKIQEISDAYGLGVRPDVLVEDLGVADRQRVEILKVLYRGAKILILDEPTAVLVPQEVDALFDNLRELKSEGLTVIFISHKLGEVLKVADDITVIRRGTTVGTADPKTATTKQLAELMVGTELPSPETRESTVTDVPMLRVQGLTLVEAGAAVGAPLTTAAPADPSTTVDVHDEAVAGRKLLDDVSLTIHKGEILGIAGVEGNGQTELIEALMGMNSPDAGVITLDGTDISKVSVRKRREGGIGYIPEDRHRHGLLLEAPLWENRILGHVTEAPNSKRGILDPKAARKDTERIVREYDVRTPGIDVTAASLSGGNQQKLIVGREMSHSPKFLIAAHPTRGVDVGAQAQIWDAIRDARREGLAVLLISADLDELIGLSDTLRVMYRGKLVADADPATITPEELGSAMTGAATGHLEGAEEHPEDGDAR
- a CDS encoding BMP family lipoprotein; amino-acid sequence: MRRITRITTVGIASAALALSATACGKSSTDAGSSPSSSTGATKAAIAYDIGGRGDQSFNDAAYEGLKKAEDELGVKGAEAEPSEGEGDADKVQRLTALARAGNNPVIGVGFAYAPAIEKVAKAYPKTTFGLIDDTSKTGPNIANLVFNEEQGSYLAGVAAAKASKTGKVGFIGGVEVPLIKKFEAGFVQGVKATNPKAEVLTQYLTQPPNFDGFSKPDLGKAAAQGQLDKGADVIYAAAGLAGSGAIEATSKAGKWAIGVDSDQYNQKGLAAYKANILTSVTKDVSDSVFNLIKSVKDGKPQTGEIRYGLATDGVGLADSNPEYKKMTDLIAAVEKAEKDIVDGKITVKTTP
- a CDS encoding amidohydrolase, whose amino-acid sequence is MNQLKSREPGSDAAPATLPGTLSDTLRGELIAFRRDLHMHPELGNQEFRTTAALKERLEAAGLAPKVLATGTGLMCDIGTWDRRRPMLAIRADIDALPIPDTKSVAYRSTLPDRAHACGHDVHTTAVLGAGLVLAELDRQGRLPAAVRLIFQPAEEVLPGGAADAIECGVLDGVGRIIAVHCDPRVDAGRIGLRPGPITSACDRLEVTLDGPGGHTARPHLTTDLVTAAARVAVDVSAVLARRVDARSGLSVTWGRIEAGHACNVIPQHAELSGTVRCLDLPTWREAPDLVHAAIDEIAALHRAKSTVDYVRGVPPVVNDPVVTELLRDAMAARRGPYAIEDTEQSLGGEDFSWYLEHVPGAMARLGVRTPGDTRVRDLHAGDFDVDEQAITVGVELFTAAALLDAAAGS
- a CDS encoding N-acetylneuraminate synthase family protein, whose protein sequence is MSTRLRTLGSKTAGPGRSVYITGEIGINHNGDLNNAFALIDAAAEAGCDAVKFQKRTPEICTPRDQWDIERDTPWGRMTYIDYRHRVEFGEDEYRAIDEHCAKRGIDWFASPWDTEAVAFLEKFDVPAHKVASASLTDDELLRELRATGRTVILSTGMSTPKQIRHAVEVLGSDNILLCHATSTYPAKAEELNLRVIQTLQEEYPNVPIGYSGHETGLQTTLAAVALGATFVERHITLDRAMWGSDQAASVEPQGLQRLVRDIRTIEAALGDGVKKVYESELGPMKKLRRVQGLVAA
- a CDS encoding acylneuraminate cytidylyltransferase; this translates as MTPPTPTVLAVIPARGGSKGVPGKNLATVAGLPLVARAVRACLAAPIVTDVVVSTDDPDIAAAARSFGAEAVRRPAALSGDAATSESAVLHAMDAFEATTGRRPDVVLLVQCTSPFLTPDEVDGTAARITSGAADTAFTAAPSHGFLWRDAPEGATGATGVNHDKAHRPRRQDREPEYLETGAVYAMAAEGFRTHRHRFFGRTALVVTDPARVLEIDDPHDLARARALAPLLDTAAAPSLDDVDAVVLDFDGTQTDDRVHIDADGREFVSVHRGDGLGIAALRRAGVPLLILSSEQNPVVAARARKLRIPVLHGVDRKDLALKQWCDEQGVDPQRVLYAGNDVNDLPCFHLVGWPVAVGSAHDSVRAAARAVTETPGGFGAIREIAAWLLGPELSLPDTPVTPAR